Proteins encoded within one genomic window of Phototrophicus methaneseepsis:
- a CDS encoding S9 family peptidase yields MADTTPIGLDDYFKLKFLSGAALSPDGTQVVYGVSHYDEEKDADIQTLWLADLSSGEKRQLTPPSSNAKSPSWSPDGTKVGFISDREGKPQIFVLPIDGGEGQKLTSIDQGVREGPVWSPDGEWVAFTSGWSEEDMPDLTKPYRVTRHVYRTDGIGYIDPAVQQVYVIPTTGGEAKQLTDDTYINTGLKWSPDSSKILYSAAFPTNTHKFSPLMRTITLDGDITTLLEGWGDTGAAAWIDDTNIAFIGQVDGLPIGTKTDLWVTDVTGKEPENRTPSLLEGVGSGLQGDIPTFNQLRGGMVPYVVGDKAYVWVQTSGMVHIYEVALTGDESYEAVVTGERSCHPQGLANGKLLYAVSSFTNPLELYISELDGSNEEQVTDINDDFLSQKLLPEVVNLRWSSVDDVEVEGWYLKPTVGEAPYPTILYIHGGPHSAFGNVFSFDFQMLIGAGYGVLAINHRASLGYGNDFSTAIKGDWGNLDYNDLMTGVDYAIEQGLADADKLGVCGLSGGGNLSTWIVGQTDRFKAAIPENPVTNWLSFYGVSDIGIWFSVEELGGHPHEIPETYVKCSPITYAYRCTTPTLLVQGEHDYRCPAEQSEQFYAVLKANGCTVEMLRLPNSPHAGAIVGAPPLRRAQNEAMMDWFNRYVLEAESE; encoded by the coding sequence ATGGCAGACACAACACCAATCGGGCTAGACGACTACTTCAAACTCAAGTTCTTATCGGGTGCCGCGTTATCTCCAGACGGCACACAGGTTGTCTATGGGGTTTCCCATTATGACGAAGAAAAAGACGCGGATATTCAGACGCTCTGGCTTGCTGATCTCAGCAGTGGGGAAAAGCGCCAGCTAACGCCGCCCAGTTCCAACGCCAAATCACCGAGTTGGTCGCCAGATGGCACAAAAGTTGGCTTTATTTCCGACAGAGAAGGTAAGCCACAAATCTTTGTGCTGCCGATTGACGGGGGCGAGGGCCAGAAACTGACGTCTATTGACCAAGGCGTGCGCGAAGGCCCGGTTTGGTCGCCAGATGGGGAATGGGTCGCCTTTACATCCGGTTGGAGCGAAGAAGACATGCCCGACCTGACCAAGCCCTACCGCGTAACGCGTCACGTCTACCGGACGGATGGCATTGGCTATATTGATCCGGCAGTACAGCAGGTTTACGTCATCCCAACCACAGGTGGCGAAGCCAAACAGCTCACAGACGATACCTACATCAACACAGGGCTTAAATGGTCCCCTGATAGCAGCAAAATCCTCTACAGCGCGGCATTCCCCACCAACACGCACAAATTCTCGCCCCTGATGCGCACCATCACCCTGGATGGGGACATCACCACCTTGCTGGAAGGCTGGGGGGATACCGGTGCCGCTGCCTGGATTGACGACACGAACATTGCCTTCATCGGCCAGGTTGATGGGTTGCCCATCGGCACCAAAACGGACCTTTGGGTCACAGATGTGACGGGTAAAGAACCTGAAAACCGGACACCAAGCCTATTAGAAGGCGTTGGCAGTGGGCTGCAGGGCGACATCCCGACCTTCAACCAGCTACGTGGTGGCATGGTGCCTTATGTCGTCGGCGATAAAGCTTACGTGTGGGTCCAAACAAGCGGCATGGTCCATATCTATGAAGTGGCACTTACAGGAGATGAAAGCTACGAGGCTGTCGTCACTGGCGAACGCTCCTGCCATCCTCAAGGCTTAGCAAATGGCAAGCTACTCTATGCAGTCAGCAGCTTTACCAACCCGCTCGAACTGTATATCAGTGAACTCGATGGCAGCAACGAAGAGCAAGTCACCGACATCAACGATGACTTTCTGAGCCAGAAACTGCTGCCGGAAGTCGTCAATCTGCGCTGGTCCAGCGTCGATGATGTGGAAGTTGAAGGTTGGTATCTCAAGCCAACCGTTGGCGAAGCGCCATATCCGACCATCCTATACATCCATGGGGGGCCACACTCAGCGTTTGGTAACGTCTTCTCGTTCGACTTCCAGATGTTGATCGGGGCTGGCTACGGCGTCCTGGCGATTAACCACCGCGCATCACTCGGTTATGGCAATGATTTCTCCACAGCGATTAAAGGCGACTGGGGCAACCTCGACTACAACGACTTGATGACCGGTGTCGATTATGCGATTGAACAGGGCCTGGCTGATGCGGATAAACTTGGCGTGTGTGGCCTTTCCGGCGGTGGCAATTTGTCAACGTGGATAGTGGGCCAAACAGATCGCTTTAAAGCAGCCATCCCTGAAAACCCTGTAACAAACTGGTTGAGCTTCTATGGCGTCTCTGACATTGGTATCTGGTTCTCCGTTGAAGAATTAGGCGGACATCCGCACGAAATCCCAGAAACATATGTGAAGTGCTCTCCCATCACCTACGCCTATCGCTGCACCACGCCGACCCTGCTCGTTCAGGGCGAGCATGACTATCGCTGCCCGGCAGAACAATCTGAGCAATTCTATGCTGTTTTGAAGGCCAATGGCTGCACAGTCGAGATGCTGCGTCTGCCGAACAGCCCTCATGCGGGCGCAATTGTCGGGGCACCCCCGCTGCGCCGTGCACAGAATGAAGCCATGATGGACTGGTTTAATCGTTACGTCCTCGAAGCAGAAAGCGAATAA
- a CDS encoding serine hydrolase domain-containing protein, which yields MSDNKTKFEQLCAKFDALREELGVPGAVVGITIDGETFTHGSGITSAINPLEIDEDTLFQIGSITKTFTATAMMRLVEDGKLDLNAPIRTYLPDFRVKDEAVSEKATIKHLITHSTGWIGDVFTDTGDNDNALEEYVKQMATLDQLAPPDFTFSYNNSAFCTAGRVIEAVTGLVYETAMKQLIFEPLGLDHTFFFPKEVMTYRFVMGHRVDDEQGAIVQRPWPIPRSSNPAGGIASSIKNLLAYGQYHLGDGSPLLKRESLDMMQTPQFPINDQSGAIGLSWFVRDVGGTKVVDHGGSTLGQQAQLTIFPEHNLVMGVLTNADKGSKLNSEVEKWVMKDFLGVEEPEPEAIQASPEELQPYLGTYSRPTMDTELKYEDDKLIMQLTMKNGGIPSEDTPPPPPPATLQLCGVDQMVVIEGPFKDIRLDFIRNEEDEIAYVRLGLRINPRVTS from the coding sequence ATGAGCGATAACAAGACGAAGTTCGAACAGCTATGCGCTAAATTCGATGCACTGCGCGAAGAACTCGGCGTACCGGGGGCCGTCGTCGGTATCACCATCGACGGGGAGACATTTACCCATGGGTCAGGCATCACCAGCGCAATCAACCCGTTGGAAATCGACGAAGATACCTTGTTCCAGATCGGTTCGATCACCAAGACCTTTACGGCAACAGCGATGATGCGCCTGGTCGAAGATGGGAAGCTCGACTTGAACGCGCCTATTCGCACCTACCTGCCGGATTTTCGCGTCAAGGACGAAGCCGTCTCCGAGAAAGCAACCATCAAGCATCTCATCACACACAGCACAGGCTGGATTGGCGATGTCTTCACGGATACAGGCGACAACGACAACGCACTGGAAGAATACGTCAAACAGATGGCAACGTTGGACCAGCTTGCACCGCCTGATTTCACCTTCTCATACAACAATTCGGCTTTTTGTACGGCAGGCCGGGTGATTGAAGCCGTGACGGGCCTCGTCTACGAAACAGCCATGAAGCAGCTCATATTTGAGCCGCTTGGCCTGGATCATACCTTTTTCTTCCCCAAGGAAGTCATGACTTATCGCTTCGTCATGGGGCATCGTGTGGATGACGAGCAAGGCGCTATTGTCCAGCGCCCCTGGCCGATCCCACGCTCATCCAATCCGGCAGGCGGCATCGCCAGCAGTATCAAGAATTTGCTGGCTTACGGGCAATATCACCTGGGCGATGGTTCCCCCCTGCTCAAACGAGAAAGCCTGGATATGATGCAAACGCCCCAGTTCCCCATCAATGACCAGAGCGGCGCAATTGGCCTATCGTGGTTTGTGCGGGATGTGGGCGGCACAAAAGTTGTCGATCATGGCGGGTCTACCCTGGGCCAGCAAGCCCAATTGACGATCTTCCCGGAACATAACCTCGTGATGGGTGTGCTGACCAATGCGGATAAGGGCAGTAAATTAAATTCCGAGGTCGAAAAATGGGTCATGAAGGACTTCCTCGGCGTTGAAGAACCCGAACCAGAAGCCATTCAGGCATCGCCGGAAGAATTACAGCCTTATCTTGGCACCTATTCCCGCCCGACGATGGATACCGAACTGAAGTACGAAGATGATAAGCTCATCATGCAGCTCACCATGAAAAATGGGGGCATACCGAGCGAGGACACGCCACCACCGCCACCGCCTGCAACATTACAACTCTGCGGTGTCGATCAGATGGTGGTCATTGAAGGGCCATTCAAGGATATTCGCCTTGATTTCATCCGCAATGAGGAGGATGAAATCGCCTACGTCAGATTAGGGCTACGCATCAACCCACGTGTGACATCGTAA
- a CDS encoding serine hydrolase, protein MSLKEKIEAILEEADIKAGIAVWHIESGEKTDVNGDVPYPMASTFKIPILATAMKQVSQGKLSLGTRYPLKEEDKSPGSGILPYFEGGLEPTFLDMLTLMIIISDNTATDMIIDILGGPEAIESYMHELGLNDIYIKMNCKDLIGEMFPPEVQAMPMEERMAWASTHDILRDSRTFSLTPDNDISTALDMNSLLHMIYQGELFGGEELETALGILFKQQFNVRMTRFFPPQIKVAHKTGTIGGIRNDSGIIYIDDNNHVILTEFVEWNQAPIWDQAEAQHQRVFEVETAMGKIGQLVLETYQPK, encoded by the coding sequence ATGAGCTTGAAAGAAAAAATCGAAGCCATCCTAGAAGAAGCCGACATCAAAGCAGGCATCGCCGTCTGGCACATTGAATCCGGTGAAAAGACAGATGTGAACGGCGATGTGCCCTACCCCATGGCGAGCACCTTCAAAATTCCGATCCTGGCAACCGCTATGAAGCAAGTTTCCCAAGGCAAGCTCAGCCTTGGGACGCGCTACCCGCTCAAGGAAGAAGATAAAAGCCCTGGCAGCGGCATCCTGCCTTACTTTGAAGGGGGCCTTGAGCCAACCTTCCTGGATATGCTCACGCTCATGATCATCATCAGCGATAACACCGCTACCGATATGATCATCGACATTCTTGGCGGCCCAGAAGCTATTGAATCCTACATGCACGAACTCGGCCTGAACGATATCTACATCAAGATGAACTGCAAAGACCTGATTGGCGAGATGTTCCCGCCAGAGGTGCAAGCGATGCCAATGGAAGAGCGCATGGCCTGGGCAAGTACCCATGACATCCTGCGCGACAGCCGCACCTTCAGCCTGACGCCGGATAACGACATCAGCACCGCGCTGGATATGAACAGTTTGCTGCATATGATCTATCAGGGCGAGTTATTCGGCGGCGAAGAGCTAGAAACAGCGCTCGGCATCTTATTCAAACAACAGTTCAATGTGCGCATGACACGCTTCTTCCCCCCACAAATCAAAGTCGCACACAAGACAGGCACCATCGGGGGTATCCGCAATGACAGTGGCATTATCTATATCGATGATAATAACCACGTCATCCTGACGGAATTCGTTGAGTGGAATCAGGCCCCTATCTGGGACCAGGCAGAAGCCCAACATCAGCGTGTCTTTGAAGTCGAAACAGCTATGGGCAAGATTGGTCAGTTAGTCCTGGAAACATACCAACCTAAATAG
- the menC gene encoding o-succinylbenzoate synthase, with amino-acid sequence MKPITIKDVIIHTVALPLVEPLRTSFGVEPNKTAVLIEVVTEEGVTGWGEAAVDTYPGYGMETTATAEHILLNFLIPSLVGKTIEKATEVPALLRASRGNHHTKAGIEAAVWDACAKMNDMRLADYFATFLPEGHEPRPAATVGVSIGIQPTVEDTLQIIRKRLDQGYQRIKLKIKRGWDVELAKGVREALPDITMMLDANSDYTLADAEHLKQLDDYNLLMIEQPLAYYDIYEHGKLTPLLDTPVCLDESIHTVNDLLVAIQIGAINILNLKPARVGGYSESLRIYRVCVEENLPLWIGGMLETGVGRAANVAFAALPGVTLPCDISATDRYFDPDITEKPFVLGENSTLAVPDGYGIGVEVQLDRLEAAKEHWKNVYPYVEKGVAL; translated from the coding sequence GTGAAACCGATAACGATCAAAGATGTGATCATCCATACTGTTGCACTCCCCCTGGTCGAGCCACTGCGGACCAGCTTCGGCGTAGAGCCGAACAAAACAGCGGTTCTGATAGAAGTTGTGACGGAGGAAGGTGTAACGGGCTGGGGCGAAGCCGCCGTCGACACTTACCCTGGTTATGGGATGGAAACAACAGCGACCGCTGAGCATATTCTGCTGAATTTCCTCATTCCCAGCCTCGTTGGTAAAACCATCGAAAAAGCGACTGAGGTCCCGGCACTGCTGCGCGCCTCGCGTGGCAACCATCACACCAAAGCCGGTATTGAGGCCGCAGTATGGGATGCCTGCGCCAAGATGAACGATATGCGGCTGGCGGATTACTTCGCAACATTCCTACCAGAAGGCCATGAGCCACGCCCTGCGGCAACAGTCGGGGTGAGCATCGGCATCCAGCCAACGGTTGAAGATACACTCCAAATCATCCGTAAGCGCCTGGACCAGGGCTACCAGCGCATCAAGCTTAAGATCAAGCGGGGTTGGGATGTCGAGCTGGCAAAAGGCGTACGAGAAGCCCTGCCAGACATCACCATGATGCTTGATGCCAACAGCGACTATACGCTGGCTGATGCCGAGCACCTTAAGCAGCTAGATGATTACAACCTGCTCATGATTGAGCAGCCATTAGCCTACTATGACATCTATGAGCACGGCAAACTGACGCCGCTGCTGGATACACCTGTTTGTCTTGATGAGAGCATCCACACCGTGAATGATCTGTTGGTCGCGATCCAGATTGGCGCTATCAATATCCTCAACCTGAAGCCTGCGCGTGTAGGCGGTTACAGCGAGAGTTTGCGCATTTACCGCGTCTGCGTCGAAGAAAATCTGCCGCTGTGGATCGGTGGCATGCTCGAAACAGGCGTTGGGCGTGCGGCCAATGTGGCCTTTGCGGCTCTACCCGGTGTGACGCTTCCGTGCGATATTTCAGCAACGGACCGCTACTTCGACCCGGACATCACAGAAAAGCCCTTTGTTCTGGGAGAAAACAGCACCCTGGCTGTGCCAGATGGTTACGGCATCGGCGTTGAAGTCCAGCTTGATCGTTTGGAAGCAGCCAAAGAACACTGGAAGAATGTTTACCCCTACGTTGAGAAAGGCGTGGCCCTATGA
- a CDS encoding GNAT family N-acetyltransferase, translating to MSNTISLRILHSMEDFDKVLALQISIWQMETSGTTSPSIMNAFSHNGGVVVGAELDGRMIGFCLGFPAKNGDAISLWSHMAGVEPAYQGHGVGYMLKQAQRRWALENGYNVIRWTFDPLQRGNANFNFNRLGVRVERYEVNLYGEMTDSINVGLASDRCEAYWDLNQPHVQALAENPEFTPLDTEFDAEAFLVGENGDDSQHVPQAPLTRDTYCIEIPYQIAKLKQTNKPLAISWQLAVREAMLHALKEGYIAYHFVVRDGRGWYVFQRDRT from the coding sequence ATGAGCAACACAATCTCGTTACGCATTTTGCACTCAATGGAAGATTTCGACAAAGTGCTGGCGCTCCAGATCAGCATCTGGCAAATGGAGACGTCCGGCACCACATCACCCTCGATCATGAATGCCTTCAGCCATAATGGGGGCGTGGTCGTCGGTGCGGAGCTCGATGGTCGTATGATCGGCTTTTGTCTGGGGTTCCCGGCTAAAAACGGCGATGCCATCTCTCTATGGTCACATATGGCAGGTGTTGAGCCAGCGTACCAGGGGCACGGCGTGGGCTATATGCTCAAGCAAGCACAGCGACGTTGGGCCCTAGAGAACGGCTATAACGTCATCCGTTGGACGTTTGACCCGTTGCAGCGCGGCAACGCCAACTTCAACTTCAATCGGTTAGGCGTGCGTGTTGAGCGTTATGAAGTCAACCTATATGGTGAAATGACGGATAGCATCAACGTAGGCTTAGCGAGTGACCGTTGTGAGGCTTATTGGGATTTAAACCAGCCTCATGTGCAGGCCCTGGCAGAAAACCCAGAATTTACGCCACTAGATACCGAATTTGATGCTGAAGCTTTTCTCGTGGGTGAAAATGGTGATGATAGCCAGCACGTCCCCCAGGCACCTCTGACGCGAGACACATACTGCATCGAGATCCCCTATCAGATTGCAAAACTCAAGCAAACAAATAAACCGCTCGCAATTTCATGGCAGCTTGCCGTGCGCGAAGCCATGTTACATGCACTCAAAGAAGGTTACATAGCCTATCACTTCGTCGTGCGCGACGGACGCGGCTGGTATGTTTTCCAAAGAGACCGAACGTAG
- a CDS encoding serine hydrolase: MSVFDGFDDFMADIMEQWSVPGMAVAVVQDDEIIYQKGFGYTELESKAPVTPETIFAIGSSSKAFTAMCLGILVDDGLLDWHKPLRQYMPDFELMDKFATERMNAMDLVTHRSGLPRHDLLWYNSPLSRKEIFTKLKYLEPSKDFRSWMQYQNLMFMTAGVLVEAISGKTWEEFVTERIFEPLGMTRSNCSVDDTQAGENYAYPHSKPFDGDLKQIPFRNIDAIGPAGSINSTAADMANWLRLNLNKGTFNGERIASEDVVTEMQSRQMPIVTKAMMFPFLDTHPEIGQASYGMGWFIQNYRGTKWVHHGGAIDGFIAQVAMLPQKNIGAVCLSNLGGKHAPIAVCCNIFDRLLGKESIDWSGVLMEFTDKAIGKMKEGHQELQETRHPDTQPSHELTAYVGEYEHPGYGVLTVTGDENGLAASYNNLDFSVHHFHYDVFMMQQDTEYDQTPASFISSIKGDIEEVRVQMEPNVKPIVFTRVPVKEEAAEPEAQPEEV; this comes from the coding sequence ATGAGCGTTTTTGATGGTTTTGACGACTTCATGGCAGATATCATGGAGCAGTGGAGCGTCCCCGGTATGGCGGTCGCAGTCGTCCAGGATGACGAGATCATTTATCAAAAAGGCTTTGGCTATACAGAACTTGAGTCCAAAGCTCCCGTCACGCCGGAGACCATCTTTGCAATTGGTTCATCAAGCAAAGCCTTTACAGCCATGTGCCTGGGCATCCTGGTGGATGATGGCCTGCTGGATTGGCACAAGCCCTTGCGGCAGTATATGCCGGACTTCGAGCTGATGGATAAGTTCGCCACTGAGCGGATGAATGCCATGGACCTCGTCACACATCGCAGCGGCTTACCCCGGCATGACCTACTGTGGTACAACAGCCCCCTCAGCCGCAAAGAAATCTTCACCAAATTAAAGTATCTCGAACCGAGTAAAGACTTCCGCAGTTGGATGCAGTACCAAAACCTGATGTTCATGACAGCGGGTGTCTTGGTCGAAGCGATTAGCGGCAAAACATGGGAAGAATTCGTTACGGAGCGCATTTTTGAACCACTCGGCATGACGCGCAGCAACTGCTCCGTGGATGATACACAGGCAGGCGAAAATTATGCCTACCCGCACAGCAAGCCCTTCGATGGCGACCTCAAGCAGATCCCATTCCGCAATATCGACGCTATCGGCCCTGCCGGGTCCATCAATTCCACAGCGGCAGATATGGCAAATTGGCTGCGCCTGAACCTGAACAAGGGCACCTTCAATGGTGAACGCATCGCTTCAGAAGATGTCGTCACGGAAATGCAATCACGGCAAATGCCCATCGTCACAAAAGCGATGATGTTCCCCTTCCTGGATACCCACCCAGAAATCGGCCAGGCAAGCTATGGTATGGGCTGGTTCATCCAGAACTATCGCGGGACCAAATGGGTCCATCATGGCGGCGCGATTGATGGCTTTATCGCACAGGTTGCAATGCTGCCCCAGAAGAATATCGGCGCGGTGTGCCTCTCCAACCTGGGCGGTAAGCATGCCCCTATCGCGGTGTGCTGCAACATCTTTGATCGCCTGTTAGGCAAAGAATCCATTGATTGGAGCGGCGTCCTGATGGAGTTCACCGATAAAGCCATTGGCAAGATGAAAGAAGGCCACCAGGAGCTCCAAGAAACACGCCACCCAGATACGCAACCCTCCCATGAACTGACGGCTTATGTGGGTGAATATGAACATCCAGGGTATGGGGTCCTCACCGTCACGGGCGATGAAAATGGTCTGGCTGCCAGCTACAACAATCTCGACTTTAGCGTGCACCACTTCCACTATGATGTTTTCATGATGCAGCAAGACACCGAATACGACCAGACGCCAGCGTCGTTCATCTCCAGCATCAAGGGAGATATTGAGGAAGTACGCGTCCAGATGGAACCGAATGTCAAGCCAATCGTCTTCACACGCGTTCCCGTTAAAGAAGAAGCCGCAGAACCGGAAGCCCAGCCAGAAGAAGTCTGA
- a CDS encoding ABC transporter substrate-binding protein has product MKRYSLLLLIGLLVMAALPITAQEDDTLIWAFPADGSTFNSILQVETVDSLLQGLVMPRLSRNNLVTGEAEPDLATWEISEDGLTYTFSINPDAVWSDGTPITSEDVAFTVNALFEDSVEGFRAISNFETLNIIDDKTFEMVFTAPTCNLFTEVSFSILPSHVYADDYSDFSTNSYNTQPTVSGGPYVFVERSTDEYMRFAANETYYGGTPNIDQLVVQVMPDPEVRFQALESGQVDLVTTITPDQALLLESNPDVVLETYPINGWIMNMFNLTDPDNPLSALDEDGNLVEQAPHPILGDVRVREALVMGWDHEDGLFLAGDGALPLYGPVAPVLPQYIDEDLEPYTYDMEGAIALLEEAGWTDSDGDGIRDKEGEPLALELIYLAGYDDVATLIADYWGDLGVDVTLTTGEQGAMIADRLSAQNFDAFIIGISWDSPTPDELLKFLYPVANDMGTNFNSYINEEVDSLIADLPSLGCAVEDRKPTYDRIQELISEDVPMDFMYTQVGRVAYSPQLGNYEITSWGYNPIQEWTLGED; this is encoded by the coding sequence ATGAAACGATACAGCTTATTACTATTAATCGGGCTGTTGGTGATGGCTGCCTTGCCCATCACAGCACAGGAAGACGACACATTGATCTGGGCTTTCCCAGCAGATGGTTCGACATTCAACTCCATTCTACAAGTTGAAACTGTCGATTCTTTACTTCAAGGTCTTGTTATGCCCCGCCTCAGCCGCAACAACCTTGTGACTGGTGAAGCAGAACCGGACCTCGCAACCTGGGAAATCTCAGAAGATGGGCTGACCTACACCTTTAGCATCAATCCCGATGCTGTGTGGAGCGATGGCACACCGATTACCTCAGAAGATGTTGCTTTTACGGTGAATGCACTGTTCGAAGACAGCGTTGAGGGCTTCCGCGCGATTAGTAACTTCGAAACGCTGAATATCATTGATGACAAGACCTTTGAGATGGTCTTCACGGCACCGACATGTAACCTGTTTACAGAAGTCAGCTTCAGCATTTTGCCATCCCACGTCTATGCAGATGATTACAGTGATTTCTCCACCAATTCCTACAACACACAGCCAACAGTCTCTGGTGGGCCCTATGTGTTTGTCGAGCGCTCAACAGATGAATACATGCGCTTTGCAGCGAATGAAACCTACTACGGTGGCACGCCCAATATTGACCAATTGGTCGTACAAGTCATGCCAGATCCAGAAGTTCGCTTCCAGGCATTGGAAAGCGGTCAGGTCGATCTCGTGACGACCATCACGCCAGATCAGGCCCTGCTGCTGGAAAGCAATCCGGACGTCGTGCTCGAAACCTATCCGATCAATGGTTGGATCATGAATATGTTCAACCTGACGGACCCCGATAATCCGCTGTCCGCATTGGATGAAGATGGCAACTTAGTCGAGCAGGCTCCGCATCCTATTCTGGGTGACGTCCGTGTCCGCGAAGCCCTGGTGATGGGTTGGGACCACGAAGATGGTCTTTTCCTCGCGGGTGACGGTGCGCTGCCGCTCTATGGGCCGGTTGCTCCCGTACTGCCGCAGTATATTGACGAAGACCTGGAGCCCTACACCTACGATATGGAAGGCGCTATCGCTTTACTAGAAGAAGCTGGCTGGACAGACAGCGATGGCGATGGCATCCGCGATAAAGAGGGTGAGCCACTCGCCCTGGAACTGATTTACCTGGCCGGTTACGACGATGTTGCAACGCTGATTGCAGATTACTGGGGTGATCTGGGCGTTGATGTCACGTTGACGACGGGCGAACAGGGAGCCATGATCGCTGACCGCCTGAGCGCACAAAACTTCGATGCTTTCATCATTGGCATTAGTTGGGACAGCCCCACGCCTGACGAACTGCTGAAGTTCCTGTACCCGGTTGCCAACGATATGGGCACCAACTTTAACTCCTACATCAATGAAGAAGTCGACAGCCTCATTGCGGACCTGCCGAGCCTGGGCTGCGCCGTAGAAGATCGTAAGCCGACCTATGACCGTATTCAGGAACTCATCAGCGAAGATGTACCAATGGACTTCATGTATACCCAGGTCGGGCGCGTTGCCTACAGCCCGCAGCTTGGCAACTACGAGATAACCAGTTGGGGTTATAACCCCATCCAAGAATGGACATTGGGCGAGGATTAA
- a CDS encoding M81 family metallopeptidase: protein MKVFFSGLVTETNTFVPFPTGLKDFHTIRAEDVQQGQTFTDWSAVMQVFTEVAQARGWDYAFGLHATAEPAGTTVQSTYESLRDEILSRLETAMPVDAVLLDLHGAMVAHGYDDCEEDIVSHVRKRVGPDVIIGVELDLHCHVSQKLVDTADVICIYKEYPHTDILDRARDLIDLVGDAVEGKIKPTMALYDCKMVGTYLTPYEPMRGFVDEMFAAEGKDGVLSLSLAHCFPWGDVPHLGTKMLAITDNNPEQAAEVAASFGRKFFSLRHEVNQKQMSLSDALDTALAHESGPVVIADATDNPGGGAPSDSTMALRELLARGVTNAAIAMMWDPVIVNIVMSTEVGAKLDVRLGGKLGPMSGDPLDLEVEVVGIIPQMLQEFPQPGSAPLAYPCGDAVALRCKGIDIIVNSLRGQVFSPHVFTNFGIDISQKQVLIVKSTQHFYAAFAPVASKILYMNAGGALQTDYPNIPYQYDHRHQYPWVDDPFAL, encoded by the coding sequence ATGAAGGTATTCTTCTCTGGATTGGTGACCGAAACCAATACGTTTGTGCCGTTCCCGACAGGTCTAAAAGACTTTCATACCATCAGGGCAGAAGATGTGCAGCAGGGGCAGACTTTTACAGATTGGTCCGCTGTGATGCAGGTGTTTACAGAGGTTGCCCAGGCACGCGGCTGGGATTATGCGTTTGGGCTTCATGCCACGGCTGAACCCGCTGGTACAACAGTACAATCAACTTATGAATCACTCCGCGACGAAATTCTATCGCGCCTAGAAACAGCCATGCCCGTGGATGCTGTCCTGCTAGACTTGCATGGGGCGATGGTTGCTCATGGGTACGATGATTGCGAAGAAGACATCGTCAGTCATGTGCGCAAGAGAGTTGGCCCGGATGTGATCATTGGTGTGGAATTGGATTTGCACTGCCATGTCTCTCAGAAATTGGTCGATACGGCGGATGTCATCTGCATCTACAAAGAGTACCCTCATACGGACATCCTCGACCGCGCCCGCGATCTCATTGATTTGGTAGGGGATGCCGTTGAAGGTAAAATCAAGCCGACAATGGCACTTTACGACTGCAAAATGGTCGGAACGTACCTGACTCCTTATGAACCTATGCGGGGCTTTGTCGATGAGATGTTCGCTGCTGAAGGCAAAGATGGTGTCCTGTCGTTATCCCTGGCGCATTGCTTCCCATGGGGAGATGTGCCGCACTTAGGCACGAAGATGCTTGCTATTACAGATAACAATCCTGAGCAGGCTGCTGAGGTCGCAGCTTCTTTTGGCCGTAAGTTCTTTTCGCTGCGGCATGAGGTCAACCAGAAGCAAATGAGCTTATCCGATGCCCTGGACACGGCGCTTGCTCATGAGAGCGGCCCCGTAGTCATTGCGGATGCGACAGATAATCCCGGTGGTGGCGCGCCGAGCGATTCCACAATGGCGCTGCGCGAGCTGCTGGCTCGTGGTGTGACGAATGCAGCCATTGCGATGATGTGGGACCCTGTCATCGTGAACATTGTGATGTCAACGGAAGTCGGGGCGAAGCTGGATGTGCGCCTGGGCGGTAAATTAGGTCCTATGTCCGGCGACCCGCTCGACCTGGAAGTGGAAGTCGTGGGCATCATCCCACAGATGCTACAGGAGTTCCCACAACCGGGCAGTGCACCGCTTGCTTATCCTTGCGGGGATGCTGTTGCATTACGTTGTAAGGGGATCGACATTATCGTGAACAGCCTGCGCGGGCAGGTCTTTAGCCCCCATGTGTTTACGAATTTTGGCATCGACATCAGCCAGAAGCAGGTTCTCATCGTGAAATCGACACAGCATTTTTATGCTGCGTTCGCGCCGGTTGCCTCCAAAATTCTCTATATGAATGCGGGTGGGGCGCTGCAAACAGATTATCCGAACATCCCGTACCAGTACGATCATCGTCATCAGTATCCCTGGGTGGATGACCCGTTCGCCCTCTAA